The Miscanthus floridulus cultivar M001 chromosome 7, ASM1932011v1, whole genome shotgun sequence genome includes a region encoding these proteins:
- the LOC136462318 gene encoding flavonoid 3'-monooxygenase CYP75B3-like: MDVPLPLLLGSLAVSVAVWCLLLRRGGDGKKGKRPLPPGPRGWPVLGNLPQVGSHPHHTMCALAKEYGPLFRLRFGSAEVVVAASARVATQFLRAHDANFSNRPPNSGAEHVAYNYQDLVFAPYGSRWRALRKLCALHLFSAKALDDLRGVREGEVALMVRELARHQHAPVVLGQVANVCATNTLARATVGRRVFAVDGGEEAREFKDMVVELMQLAGVFNVGDFVPALAWLDPQGVVGKMKRLHRRYDDMMNGIIRERKAAGEGKDLLSVLLARMREQQPLADGEDSRINETDIKALLLNLFTAGTDTTSSTVEWALAELIRHPDVLKKAQQELDAVVGRDRLVSESDLPRLTYLTAVIKETFRLHPSTPLSLPRVAAEECEVDGFRIPAGTTLLVNVWAIARDPEAWPEPLQFRPDRFHPGGSHAGVDVKGSDFELIPFGAGRRICAGLSWGLRMVTLMTATLVHALDWDLADGMTADKLDMEEAYGLTLQRAVPLMVRPAPRLLPSAYAAK, from the exons ATGGacgtgccgctgccgctgctgctgggcTCCCTGGCCGTCTCCGTCGCGGTGTGGTGCCTCCTGCTCCGCCGCGGCGGGGACGGGAAGAAGGGGAAGCGGCCGCTGCCGCCCGGTCCCCGGGGCTGGCCGGTGCTGGGCAACCTGCCGCAGGTGGGCTCTCATCCGCACCACACCATGTGCGCGCTTGCGAAAGAGTACGGCCCGCTGTTCCGGCTCCGGTTCGGCAGCGCCGAGGTGGTGGTGGCCGCGTCGGCGCGGGTGGCGACGCAGTTCCTGCGCGCCCACGACGCCAACTTCAGCAACCGGCCTCCAAACTCCGGAGCCGAGCACGTGGCGTACAACTACCAGGACCTGGTGTTCGCGCCCTACGGCTCCCGGTGGCGCGCGCTGCGGAAGCTGTGCGCGCTCCACCTCTTCTCCGCCAAGGCCCTGGACGACCTGCGCGGCGTCAGGGAGGGCGAGGTGGCGCTCATGGTGAGGGAGCTCGCCAGGCACCAGCACGCCCCCGTGGTGCTGGGCCAGGTGGCCAACGTCTGCGCGACCAACACGCTGGCCCGGGCGACGGTGGGGCGGCGCGTGTTCGCGGTCGACGGAGGGGAGGAAGCCAGGGAATTCAAGGACATGGTGGTGGAGCTGATGCAGCTCGCCGGGGTGTTCAACGTCGGCGACTTCGTGCCGGCGCTGGCGTGGCTCGACCCGCAGGGCGTGGTCGGCAAGATGAAGCGGCTGCACCGCAGGTACGACGACATGATGAACGGGATCATCAGGGAGCGGAAGGCCGCCGGGGAAGGCAAGGACCTGCTCAGCGTGCTGCTGGCCAGGATGCGGGAGCAGCAGCCGCTCGCGGACGGCGAGGACAGCAGGATCAACGAGACTGACATCAAAGCACTCCTCCTC AACCTCTTCACGGCGGGGACGGACACCACGTCCAGCACGGTGGAGTGGGCGCTGGCCGAGCTGATCCGGCACCCGGACGTGCTGAAGAAGGCCCAGCAGGAGCTGGACGCCGTCGTCGGCCGCGACCGCCTGGTGTCCGAGTCGGACCTCCCGCGCCTCACGTACCTGACGGCGGTGATCAAGGAGACGTTCCGGCTGCACCCGTCCACGCCGCTGTCGCTGCCCCGCGTGGCCGCCGAGGAGTGCGAGGTCGACGGGTTCCGCATCCCCGCGGGAACCACGCTGCTGGTGAACGTGTGGGCGATCGCCCGCGACCCGGAGGCGTGGCCCGAGCCGCTCCAGTTCCGCCCCGACCGCTTCCACCCAGGCGGTTCGCACGCGGGCGTCGACGTCAAAGGCAGCGACTTCGAGCTCATCCCGTTCGGCGCCGGCCGGAGGATCTGCGCGGGCCTCAGCTGGGGCCTGCGCATGGTCACGCTCATGACGGCCACGCTCGTGCACGCCCTGGACTGGGACCTCGCCGACGGCATGACCGCGGACAAGCTGGACATGGAGGAGGCGTACGGGCTCACCCTGCAGCGCGCCGTGCCGTTGATGGTCCGCCCAGCACCCAGGCTGCTGCCGTCTGCCTACGCAGCGAAGTAA